The Cydia amplana chromosome 1, ilCydAmpl1.1, whole genome shotgun sequence DNA segment gatggttatccattaattactgggcaccctgtatagcagcatcaaaattataattaaatggaAACATTTGTCCTGAGCTCAcagcaataaataaatcatgtttTATCCTAAACGCATATTAATTGTCCTTTATTATAGGGTTCTGAAATACATTGGCAGTGTATTGCATAAAATTTATAAGCATTCTTAGTGATGATCATGAATTATTCTACTAATTTGGTGCTCCCACATTGGCTGTTATATTTGTGGAGGCACCATATTTAACTGAAATGTGACttctagcacagaataaataatagtactagatacagatgattcactctctaacaaaacacgtctattaggacagatatgaccgctaggtgacgcaagcgcgagcaagcgtccgttccgtagcggtgcgcggcaactactatggctcgACACCAAAATTGAtatgggccgcatgtacttctAGCGCCGCAATgaaatcgcagagtgagccacgcctgtttCTAGTAATAACGAAAGATACTTACTCAATATAGGATTAGTAACAGTTAGATTAAGCTCCTGCTCATTGCATAGAGCCTCCTTGCTGATCTCATGTGCGAGGTCCTCGAGCTCCGGGATCGGACCACTTGTGCTCGCTGAGTTCATAAGCTTCATGACCTTCTCGGACGGCGTCTCGGGCCTGGCCGGTGTTGCTTGGGAGCGGGACCGTTTCATTAGCTGCATCTTTTGGTTTTCTAACTCCAATCTATCaatctagaaaaaaatatagaCATTTAAAAGTAGTCAAGGAACCTTAGTATAAGCTAGTAGTTATTTATAgcactaagggccagttgcaccaaccacatttgacagactgatcaatgatgtcagccggcgcgccccggtgCTTTACTTACACCATACATAAAAAccaactttccatacataaaaatttcgcaaaaaatgaaaaaaaaatctttatttgcataaaatatGGTAATAACAAGGTGTTATTAGAAGGATATTCCCGTACAGAGACATATTTTGCTGGTTAGGCATGCAAATGTTATCTTGAAGCTATACATACTCTTAATAGTCTTAATCTAACTAATTAATACTATTACATTTCGAACAACTCACTTACAGAGTAAAACACCTGTTTAACAATACGACCCTAAATGTCTTTGTATAGAGAATGAAACTAAATTTCATACTATAATTCACACCCTTGTCGCAAGAACACAACATGGTGATAGTAATGGCATTAAACTGTAAACTCGTGAATTGCTGTTTATAAAGTTGGCCTTGTCAGCAGGACgaactaaggaacaaatcatTGGGAAGATAAATAGGGGTCTAGTTAACTAGAATTATTAAATCCATAGTCTAACCTGTAAACGGTTACGCTCCTTGCGAACTTTGGTAAGGGCACTGATGATCCATTTCTCTTCTGCTAGGAGCTGTTTTTCCTCAGCTATACGAACACTGATGCGCGAATACACGGTTCGCTGGACCATTCTTTTTTCGAGTTGGGTTTTTGCCTCCAAACCAAAATACAACCAGTCCGAAAAAACCACTAAAGGCAACAGCTGAGTGAGCGAGTGAAGTGAGCTGTCACTGTCACTAGTGTCACTGTCAAATCTATGTTAATTTTCTGTTCGGAAATGGGAATTTTCAAAACGTTCCAAAACAACTTGATTCTCGCCTTTAGAATAGTAATAAAAGCGATTATAAAAGACTTTGTATTAAATTCATTATTTAAAATGCCGTTTATAAATGcgttatattaataaaacaaatcataatagtgcactaaactaaatatagtttgtcaaaggattgtctcatttcaaacatagagagaatcatacctactttgtcttacactagtactagcacccaagaaAAGTAGTATGAGTATagctttttttgttcttatttactgccaaattggttagaaaattaaaatacaaaaaatcaaCAAGTAGCTTGTTATGATAAAATATGCAGTAAGATTTGGAACAGTCCTCTTCTATTGAAATAAGAGGGTAGATCGAAGTTTAGAATAATCTAGAATTAAATAACAGGTTTATGAACGGTTTGATTCCACGACATCCACGTATTCTCTCTCTGCTCGTCGAACTAGATACATTAATCAGAAACATTCACGATGTCTTTCGATAGCAATTATAGCGAAGATGAAGATGATCAGTGCGCGGACTACGAATTTTGTTCGCGACGCAGCTCGTTTCCTGGAGTGCTACCTTTTGATCCGTTGTCGCTAGAAAACTTAATTTTGTCGATCGTTGATAAATTCGACTTCCGCGTGATAATGAATACTGAGCGAACAAGGGACGTTATGCTGGTGACCGCAGGATTGGCTTTGGCCGGGGGGCTGATTGGAAAGTTGTACGGGGGACGAATGGGAGCGGCCGTTGGCGGAGCAGTTGGCGGTGCTTGCGGAATTGGTATCGTTGGTGAGTTGATATTAAGTAACTAATTTATGTATTTCTCAAGTAGTATTGCTCCATTATAATGATATTCAGTTACCTCTTCAAGTAATGATATGGTTATTATTTCAGGTAGGTAGTTAacaaaacgaaaagaaaaagatCATATTGATTTATTGCTTGAAATTGACTTTAAGCTAACAAAATAACTCTTTACTACATTTATATGTAAAATACATATAGATACTAAAAGTGCAAGTAGACTTAAATTTATAATTGGTCGAAACAATGTTAGACGTTGTTTCATTTACAACGtaaaaccgttttttttttaaatgtggcTAGTCTTAATTCAACTTATGTGTTTGTTGCAGCTATTTCTATGCGGGAAGTATGGAAAGAAGTACGCCCCAAGTTCGCAGACGTGTTCGACCTCGTCTACGACTACCTGGCTGGTCTGGGGATCAAAGATTACGCGAGCGCCGCCTTATTTCTGGCCAATGCGAACCCGCAAACCACGATACTTGCCAGGATGATTTTGGAAAGCTCTTCGCAGATATTGGGAAAGCAATTGGTGTCTAATCTAGCTTCCATTACGAGTGCTTGATTTAAGTTATGTTAGCAGGGTTAgcagtaattaatttaaatgagggTAGGCTTAATGAGATAATGTTGTACGATTTGATAatggatttaattttatttatttatttattaaatttgacTAATAATTACATGACTGCAAATTGTTATAGTGTACCTAAGTATCTAtctgtatttaataaaaaatgtgtgtatttttatcATGTAGAACATGTCCTTCAAATGATCAAACATTGAGAATgtgaagttattaaataaaatatggataATAAAATCTAATTTGGTGGATTTTTGTCTAAATACCTGCCCTACCCCATTAAGtccatacaaaacaaaataaaaacaataggtaACGTTCAAACTTCATCAAACTCGATTACACATTTTTGAACGGAATGTTGACGTCGTTGTCAAACCaaaccagtgttgccagatcgtaccttttagtacggttttccGTACTATTTTGGAcccttgcgtaccttttttgtaagcagcgtacatcgtactaaaaccgtaccttttgatgtacgattgtttatcaactttttttttcgttgtattggttcaggatggtttgttcagggcaaaatatctaaagtaatatcgtttattgcaaaccatgttaaccatggtacaatagaatagatgttacaatggaaatagatgacatggcaccctggtagggtattggctattatccataaaactacattaaataatttatgtgtaatattattaatattgcttTGTGATTGCTTCTAATGCAGTGCAGTTGCTcgaagaataataaaaacgctaaaagaagTTGTCATGTCATGTCCATAAATCCTACTTGTTTATCTTACCAATCTTATTCACatgcatttctttttaatttatatatgtacatttgcatatccagtagaaagttacttagtcatctgagtgtatttcgttttatttggcattattatccAGATTACAAAACTCAGGTAGTCAAAATTCAGCCGGCCATTTATAGCCCGTCAAACAACTTAGTCAGtataaaatggcgcgaaatttaagttttctattggaccataacccttcgcaccatttttttttaaatttgccgcttttttcatctgacggaaatggcttgacaaattttatttttcatgtacctatctatatcaatgcaaacaaaattggttaactatagctggtcaaccaaatcttgtcagtaaaaaaaggcgcgaaattcaaattttctatgggacgatatccctttgcgcctacatttttcaaatttgccgcctttttctactgacaagatctggttgaccaagtatatgacgtgtacactacacttatagttggtcaaatcaatttgtcagtcagtaacaatcaggaaaactatactcatgtcTCATCCACCCACCATACCCACACACCCACATATTGTTTTGtattgtttctgtaagaaaattatactaataaaaaaaaccgtactttttttatcaaaatcgtaccttttttgacgtacgaccgtacataagctggaagcgctctggcaacactgaacCAAACGGTCttgtttatttacgtcaaactttTTGCTAGTGGCGTATTTATTTTCGTTTCGTTGCCAATTATTGAAGCCCTTTAGCGTCATAACTAATGCTACCATTCATAGTTTAGCAAACGCAAATAAGGGTTTAAAAAACACGCTCGACGAATAGTGTAAGATTGACAATGGCGATGGAGTTGCAACCATTTCTTCACGAAGTTCGATACGACCAAACCTGGCTTGAACAAGTTCTCCTGCAACTGGGTAAGACATTGCATAATTATCCTTTATGTACGTATTAGAAGTAATATAAGATATATAAGGTAATTGAAGAACTTGCCACGGGTGAAAAGGGTCCCCGTAAGGCAGAAACTGCTCTAAACTATGGGACATGGGTTCTAGACTGGACTGAA contains these protein-coding regions:
- the LOC134652462 gene encoding uncharacterized protein LOC134652462 — translated: MSFDSNYSEDEDDQCADYEFCSRRSSFPGVLPFDPLSLENLILSIVDKFDFRVIMNTERTRDVMLVTAGLALAGGLIGKLYGGRMGAAVGGAVGGACGIGIVAISMREVWKEVRPKFADVFDLVYDYLAGLGIKDYASAALFLANANPQTTILARMILESSSQILGKQLVSNLASITSA
- the LOC134652452 gene encoding uncharacterized protein LOC134652452; the encoded protein is MVQRTVYSRISVRIAEEKQLLAEEKWIISALTKVRKERNRLQIDRLELENQKMQLMKRSRSQATPARPETPSEKVMKLMNSASTSGPIPELEDLAHEISKEALCNEQELNLTVTNPILSLNYNNMVEEEVDSEGSDDADRVLLDMNMFMNGDPYGKPGKNK